Proteins encoded by one window of Melospiza georgiana isolate bMelGeo1 chromosome 18, bMelGeo1.pri, whole genome shotgun sequence:
- the PHETA1 gene encoding sesquipedalian-1, producing the protein MKLNERSLAFYATCDSPADNCGFLYKRGERHTAYHRRWFVLKGNMLFYFEERDSREPVGVIVLEGCNVELCDSAENFAFAIRFGGSKSRTYVLAAESQEAMESWVKSLSRASFDYMRLVVRELEKQLQEMSRGLPGGCSQDAPDPWKPKPSGLEQCRERLPALPAVPPKENGCAVWNNVLEAEERPPDTSGHDEEGAPRPPPLPPRRRVSNGSGTASAVAQSPSTFCRLHEQYSREVARLRQDWQQKRRGSQL; encoded by the coding sequence ATGAAGCTGAACGAGCGCAGCTTGGCCTTCTACGCCACCTGCGACTCCCCGGCCGACAACTGCGGCTTCCTCTACAAGCGCGGCGAGCGGCACACGGCCTATCACCGCCGCTGGTTCGTGCTCAAGGGAAACATGCTCTTCTACTTCGAGGAGCGCGACAGCCGGGAGCCCGTGGGCGTCATCGTGCTGGAGGGCTGCAATGTGGAGCTCTGCGATTCGGCCGAGAACTTCGCCTTCGCCATCCGCTTCGGCGGCAGCAAGTCCCGCACCTACGTGCTGGCGGCGGAGAGCCAGGAGGCCATGGAGTCGTGGGTGAAGTCGCTGTCCCGAGCCAGCTTTGACTACATGCGGCTGGTGGTGCGGgagctggagaagcagctgcaggagatgaGCCGGGGGCTGCCCGGGGGATGCTCCCAGGACGCTCCCGACCCTTGGAAGCCGAAGCCGTCGGGGCTGGAGCAGTGCCGGGAGCGGCTGCCGGCTCTGCCCGCTGTCCCGCCCAAGGAGAACGGCTGTGCGGTGTGGAACAACGTGCTGGAGGCCGAGGAGCGGCCGCCCGACACCTCTGGGCACGATGAGGAGGgggcgccgcggccgccgccgctgccgccccgcCGGAGGGTGTCGAACGGCAGCGGGACAGCGAGCGCCGTGGCACAGAGCCCGTCCACGTTCTGCCGCCTCCACGAGCAGTACAGCCGGGAGGTGGCCCGGCTGCGGCAGGACTGGCAGCAGAAGCGGCGTGGCTCCCAGCTCTGA